CCAGCATCCACGCGCGACCCCGCACTTTCGCCAGTTGTTCGACGACTACCGGCTGGTGGCCCAGCGCAGCCTGTTGAACGGTCTGCACGTGCATGTCGGGGTGCCACCGGGCCTGGATCGCATGCAGGTGATCAACCGGGTGCTGTACTGGGTGCCCTTGCTGTTGTCGCTCAGCACCTCGTCGCCCTACTGGGGCGGCCAGGACACCGGCTACATGAGCTATCGGCGTGTGGTGTGCGGGGAATGGCCGCACATGGGCCTGCCGGAACCGCTGCCGGATTGGAGCGCCTACGAGCGTTATCGGGCGCTGTTGCAACGCACCGGCACGTTGGCCGAGGACGGCGACTTTTGGTGGGCGATAAGACCTTCGCGGCGGTTTCCGACCGTCGAACTGCGCATTTGCGACGGCTGCCCCCGGCTGGAAGACGCCTTGGCCGTCGCCGGCCTGTTTCGCCATCTCGTCGAGCATGCGCTGGGGCGACACGCTGGTGCCCCCAGCCGGGAGATGCGCTGGATTACCCAGGAGAACTACTGGCGCGCCATGCGTCATGGCCGCCTTGCCACCTTCATTGGCGTGCATGACCAGCAACCGGTGAACGCCGAAGTCTGGCTGACCCAATTGCAGGTGCAATGCCCGGCCGACACTGCCGATGCCGAGCGATCTTTCCAGCAAGCACGGCGCATCCTGAGCGACGGCAGCAGCGCCGATCGCCAGCGCCAAGCCTACGGGTTGGCCCGCGAGCAAGGCCTGGATGAGCGTTTGGCAATGCGCAACGTGGTCAGGCAGGTGATGGACGACCATCTGTCGGCGACGGGCCCAGCTTGAGCAAACCATCCATCAGCCGGTTGCCTCGAAACTTGTGTGGTCTCTTGCGGTGCGGGCTTGCCCCGCGCCAGACCTTACGCAGCCATCACCCGAAGGAGTCCAGCCGATGCCCAGCAAGCCCCAGGACCAGTTCACCCTGCAGAACCCCCTGACCCAGTATCCGCATCCGCCATTCCCCGCCCAGCAGCAACCCGCTCCAGGCCTGGATGCGCACATGCAACCCAAGCCCGACCACGGCGAAACCACTTACAAGGGCTTTGGCCGCCTGGCCGGTCGGCGCGCCCTGATCACCGGTGCCGATTCGGGTATCGGCCGGGCCGTGGCCATTGCCTTTGCCCGGGAGGGCGCCGACATCGCCCTCAATTACTTGCCGACCGAGGAGCGTGATGCCCGCGAAGTGGTGCAGCTTATCGAGGCCGAAGGGCGCAAAGC
This sequence is a window from Pseudomonas maumuensis. Protein-coding genes within it:
- a CDS encoding carboxylate-amine ligase, encoding MGRPCTFGIEEEYLLVALDSGRVLSAPSAALTRLCREVLGPCFAEEMFRSQIELASPVFDTLHQARAFLTEQRQRLSQALAGEGAGLYCAASHPSAQWLRQHPRATPHFRQLFDDYRLVAQRSLLNGLHVHVGVPPGLDRMQVINRVLYWVPLLLSLSTSSPYWGGQDTGYMSYRRVVCGEWPHMGLPEPLPDWSAYERYRALLQRTGTLAEDGDFWWAIRPSRRFPTVELRICDGCPRLEDALAVAGLFRHLVEHALGRHAGAPSREMRWITQENYWRAMRHGRLATFIGVHDQQPVNAEVWLTQLQVQCPADTADAERSFQQARRILSDGSSADRQRQAYGLAREQGLDERLAMRNVVRQVMDDHLSATGPA